GCCAATAACAAGGTACAAATTTGCATTGGAAACTGCATTTCATTAGAAGCTTGTGTTCATTTATGCTTGTTGTGAAAAACGCCCCAAGAACTGATTTAACTGATTAGTAAATTTTCTATAAATCAGCTGAACTTGAACACCTCACAGTAGTCTTTATCAGTGTGTCGCAGTTCGACCTGTTTTGATATTTTGCGTGAGTTTGTTTGTAGTGATAAAATCTTATTCATGTTGTGTTTACattttaacaagtttttttttttctgttatctaACATATGTAGTTTATGTGTTGAGTATAGTTAATGCACAGGTAAATGTTCCTGTGTTTGTCAAAGTGTGCTTGTGTAACAATTTCTTCATGAAAGAATATCCAAAGTAAGTTCAATTAGTTACACTGCCCCACAACATACGGAAAGCGTTAAAGATGTTAAATGTCTGGTAAGAATTTTTGAACTTAGAAGCTTACTTTGACGCAAAACActtgttttgtttaaatacaTAACGTAAAGGTTTTCAATGATAATTATTTTGGCATTAGATGATAACTGCAGAAGACAGAACAACcatctttttaaacatttctcagtgctgatttagattttacaataaaaagtAGGTTTCTCTTGCAAaggatttttagatttttaatctGCAATGCAGACTGTGGAAAAAAATTTGCTGCTGGGGTCATGCAGtgaaaaaaagttgcattatttGACGTTTTATTGATTGAGGTTTACATATTGATTTAAACAATTTGCAgtttttcaattataaaaatcTAAAGAGCTTAATTTTGCCTTCCGACTAAAAAGGATAGATTTAAAAAGGCTTAACAATGCAAAATCAAAACTAACAAGCATCAAAACTGTAACTAAACATTTAAAAGGTCTTCACAACTACATGAAACTATTGCTTATGACAgccaaattaaaacattaaattacaaCTTACTGTGCAAACTTTCGAATTGTACTAGGAGTTTTCAATGAAGAGGAACGAGAAAGAGGTTTGGCAGAACCTGATaggggaaggaaaaaaaacttctatcatgcatcaatatttttttataaatatacaacaaaaatacaaaaaataaatacagtcggaccACCATATATCGAAGTAGTAAATTgcggggaaaaaattcgatatatagaaatttcgatacatagaaacgattttattttattttaaaaatctcctaaaccattaaaattaaagctaattttcgtgtatgaaacctaatttctaattgataggagcatcggattaaatgaaagttaataattaaaaaaataacagaaattacatttttgcgctttatacatcttcattcttcggcaattcaacttgatctgcaacattagttggttttcgttttgacaaattgagagaaaagtaaaaaattaatctacttaacttgaatgctttttactgcagctaaaacgattAGGAACGATAattaacagacaaaagggatgacttgaaactgattttacaatgttactggttacaactaagatatttaaaatgaatttgatggAATTTAataactccagaacgaaacaacgacctatctacacacccctcaaccccaaattccttatgagtttcgtagcaacctttagtgaacataattttctcccctaacctttatttttcatgagactaacagtctaaaaaggaaaaaaatctacgaatgtctcgaaaaaaattcgatatatagagatttttttcgatatatagaaacaatttttctatgtaatgaacatagaaatttgctaggatttcgatatgtagaaaatttcgatatgtggaagttcgatatatggaggttcgactgtaaataaataaataatctggCATAACATAAAGTGAAAcataatattataaaatattatacGTCACCTGCTTCATTTTGAGTTTTCAAATCATTCGCTTTCCATTTCTGCTTTGAACATTTCATGACTCATgggatacattttttaaagaataaacatACATTTTCCAAGAAGTGTTTTAATAGACGCTTTGGGTAAATAAAAGTGAGCTATGCTTTACACATATTTTCtaaaaactcaaataaaaaaaagtgtaaagagTTGAGcgaataaataatacaaataaaatcaattacaGAAACAAATGACTAGATTTACActtgaaatacaaataattaaagtttttaatttaatatttgttttcaaggatatgcattcataaatttaaaaaaaaaaaaaattaacaatctttttgttttttaacaaatctTACAAAAAATGACCAATTCTTTAAAACTATTGAACAGAAGTTATAATGTTTAActgataattcaaaataaaagaatcttcaaattggCAGCAACATTGATATAAAACTACTGGTGAACAGCAAAACTGTTAAGCCagttctaaaactatttttatctttCTAACACTCTAAGAGCGACTtctcaataaatatttcattttcaaaactaagtACCAAACAATTAAGTGCTCATTCTTTTAAAAGCTAGCAGTTTTCAAAAGAACTGTGTGGCTAATAACAATAACTTATATtaacaatgaataaaataaatatataaataaactgtTATCAgaataaaaagtgaaattattcaattttaagctagcatatgtcaaaataactttcattgtttagaaTGATCCATATTAGCAGGTCCGAAAAaggttgaaatttcaaacatgtaAAGCAATTTTCTACAAAccatatgtattttaaaaatagtttttttaacagaaaggtattatgaaaattcaattaaaacgCTTGAGATGTTCTTCAAGTTTTCGTGAAGATTACtcatatttttagaataaatcaaaattcatagaataaaaaacattaaaattctagCCAGAAAAGTAATTTCCTGTAAACCATGCctttcaatctttaaaaaaatattcaaaacaattaagacttaaaaaaaaaaaaaactagaagagaattatgtttattattaatgaatttagattatgaatttcttagagacaaATAGTCTGCTGACTAGTTTGCAGTACGAGTTCAggatttgtttattatttttatgaatgacatcaatgaaaatatttctggaagcatgaattgttttgctgatgctGCAGAAGTTATGGGGAACATAGAAAATGAAGAATAAGTAAAACAGCTTTAAGGGGATTTAGATCATTTTACTAAGTGGGCGTAtaggtggggtatggcagttaatacagggaaatgtcaagtgctacacttaggtcatgaaAATAAGTGTAGGagttatcatttacagggtttggtcattagtcaggcagaaaatgttattgatctgggtatattaataaatcaggacttcaagtttagtcagcagtacagcattgcaagtaataaagtcaacagaatgcttgggtttatcaatagatctatttcaaacaaatctaagaaggttcttctgccttcatatatgagtttagtaagacctcatttggagtatgttgTTCAggtttggtcgccttatctgaggagagatatttctgtattggaaaggattCAAAGACTACTAAGTTCATAGGCTGTCTAgactagtaagaggactttcagacttagattatgataccagacttaataggcttattatgtatagcctggagcaaaggagagtcagaggggacatgattcagttgtttaaattttatcaaaatgaaagattttaatggattaaatttttgcaaggaaagcaggacgaggggtcattgttttaagctattcaaatcttaggcaaacctggaaataaggaaaaactactactgtagtagggttgtgggcacttggaacagctcaCTGGAAGATgtagtaatgagcaagggggtggatagctttaagagggccattgatcttcattgggggctaataaattgactagggcctagctaggcccagagcatgttgctggtcatcacatttgtatttgtattactgtatacttattattatttaattattacattaacttacaaaaaaaaaaaaaaaactgctttaccTTTAGTTCTGCCAGATTCTAATCTTTTTTCTTGATGAGTAACTGGAGATGTTTTGACTGGTGTTTGTTTGATTAATGGCGTTGCAGGTTTGGGTGGCAAAATTGGACTCTCCTGCTTAGGTGTATTAACAGTAGTTTCAGTTGTACATGATGAATCTTTAAGCTCTTCAATTGAAATAGGCAAAGGATCATCCATAGAAGATGGTATCCTTTCAGAATTTTGGACTGTTTGTTCTTCTTGCATCTTTGGCTCCACCAAATCTTTTTCTCTGTTCATTCTTCTTTCTTCAGCTTCTTTCATTATTTCTTGCTGTCGTTTCAACATTTTCTCTCTCGTTATCTTTGCTATGGATATATTTCCATTGtcctaaacaatatttttaaaattatgagtcatattttacaaaagtctcaatatataaaaaaaagtttccaaacaAAAAGTGAGAAGCAGTTAAATATAAAGTATTTCCCCATTtaaaagttaaagtttattatatTTTGGTTCTTTTAGTCGTTTTTAGCCAACTTTCcacttaaagttattttaaaaaaaattaaataacgatATGAAAGGTGACATTATGCATTGTAAAAATATCACAAGtacaaaaaaaagagttaaaaaaatgaaataattaaataaatatcgaaaaattaaagattggaaactagggtattgagatggagaaATGAATGTCTGTCGgtctttaataacttttgaaggaaTTGTCCGATTTgcacaaacatttttttgcttgaaGATTTTGGCAAGGACACATTATTcccattattcattttttatttgaacaattcattttgtttaattttaaaaagttcaaaaatatttaacactcatgcctacaaggaaatttaaaacaaatgcaaatctcagacttaaaggcggatttgcttgAAGCAAAATTTGTTGGAGAAGCTCATTACAAAGAACAAGTTCATAAAATACCACTCAAAATAAACACTTAGAAAAAATGTAACATTAAGACCTGCGTAGAAATTTAAGGCAAAGCTAGATCTCGAACTTAAACGCGTCtttgattcaaacaaactttgttggaaaaagttctTAAAGAAGAATATGTCTAAAAATGAATGTTCAAAAtgaacaattcaaaatttttaacattcacgctaaggcgggggggggggggggatttcaggAGACAGCTGTTGAtcagaatgtttaaaaaaattttttgatttggtTGTTTTGAGTGcaatttttaaaccatttaaagaatttttaacatTAATCCCTGCAGGACATTTTCAAACAGTTCTATCTAAGAAACTAACAACACTAAAAAAAGTTTTGgggaaccaaaaaataaaaaattgtgaagATTCTGAATAATTTCTCCGTTTTTGGTAACGTAGAAATCaagaaaatttagtttaaatGCCCGAGGCATTactaaaaatcgtaaaaattattttaactcttaagacttattaaaataattttagaccaAATAATATCAGTTAGAGAATAAATTTCTTGCGAATCAAGTGTCTAATTCATCTAAAATTGcgcaccccctccctccccctccttttttttttgtttctgaacTTTGCTGAATGGCTTAAAAAGAAATAGGGattgaaaaattaagattttaaaaatcattaaaaatgccTTCAATTTACAGCTTTTATTGTTGATTTCACGGcgcaaatgaaaagaaaatttacaatttattaaatttgtttaattgcAGGGATCGATGACTTTCTTTGCATCAATCTCAACAAATTACAGGCAAGATACCGCATTGAACAATCGCGAAACAATAAGTTAGGTTGGCAAAAATTTACACAAATATCAAccttaagtaaaaataataataataattaattttaacatcaatttttataaaacattaaacaTCGGgaaattactaataataaaaaatcaaaataaatagacTGAAGCGAGAGAGCAGTTGATTCGGCTTAAAAGTGGGAGTCTGCCACCAAAATCGGGTTAGGCGGTAACTGTGTAATGAAACAAGACGATTATCAGTAAAGACACATAtgtgttttttaaactgttcttaTCCCTTCAAAAGCTAATTCGGGTTTGTTCGAAGCCTGAGATATATATAACTGACAGAGATACAGTTATTGTAGAAAATTTATGTTGACATAGGAAGGAAAGTAAGTTCCTTTTAGCTCTGGATGAACTTCCTATAAAAGTAACGAATGTAATCCGGCAACAGGAAATTCTATAGCCGAAATTTACTTATAATTCTGAATAAtagcaacaataagaaaaaaccgTAATAGCGAAACGAACTCTTTTCGGGATCGGAAAAACACGAtctttttaaacacaaaaacCGCACCTTTGAATCGTAAACATGGGTATTTAAGCAAACAATTAACTAATGACTTATTTGGACGTTAGATCTGCCTGTTGTTCATCAGAAATAAATCCTATTTAGAGCCATCTGTTTACTTAAATTGCTCTAACAGAATCGATAAGAAAAGATGCTTGGgccggggagggaggggggatatTCAACTAGCGCCGTCTCCCTCACCCTGACTTCATCCGAAAAAGAATCCTTTCAAAAGGATTAAAACAAGCCGCTTCAGTGCTGCCTGATATCGCCATACTGATGGCTAGTGCTGAAAATATAaaggaaataaagtaaaattctagatttaaaaaaaattcttgattttccCCGCACTAGACTATATAGGGCGCCAAATAATTGTTCTTACATTTTGTAAGCAAAGTGCAATGATTTCTTTGTCTAAAAATTGCAAACATGATCAAAATTCAGTTAGTTAAGATTCGCGAAAAATTCCAAGGAATATTTCGAAAATCCAAGGAGTTCCAAGTACGTTGGAAACAGATTTTATCCCCTAGTAGTTTCCAAGGATcgcaggatatatatatatatatatatatatatatatatatatatatatatatatatatatatatatatatatatataacattctttagctttttgaagaaaatataactagtaaacttttattttaatttgtaagcaatgcaatttttccagaaccccccctccctccctttctCCAACACACctgtaattttctgaaaattttgcctCCTTATGTAAAAGTTAAGTTTTCTCTACCAAAACTGCCAAAAACGCTAATTCGGCTTTTAATTTCTCTCCTGTAATTAAAGTCCTACAAAGACAAGATCCCattaagaacactttcgatcacgTCACcttacgaacaaaaaaaaagatcataaacgattcatctgtttaggagctacgatgccacagacaagtacagagataaatacgtcaaacttataaccgcCTTGTTGCGTCGTGTCGGGGgtaaaaaaattaactgaaaattaactaaatttaagGATGGAAATAAGTTCgtcgatatttttaaatacagaattATGTCCTCAAGACGGAAAAGTGGCACCCATGGACATTATTATCGTTATCTTCCTGgatattgcaaaaaatatataatgctaGCATAATCTAATCtttaaatgataatatttttgctGGAGTTTTTGAGTCTGCACCACTTTTTATAAGCAAGAGTTGGGTTTATCTGAAAGACATCTATAGTTTACTTCTAagtataaaacattaaaagtaaaatcttactACAATATTTAGAGGGGATGTGACAATATTCCTCCCATAGCCAGCAGGAGAATTCATACGCATTTCATAGACTTCGGGCATGGCATCAACAGATTTTTGCCAGTTGTCTTCTTTTGGGAGCTCACTAGAGCCCGAATGAAGAATTTCCCATCGGTTACTTTCAGAGGcagttatttttcctttctctCCTAAAACAGCTGTAGGAGGGAGAAACGACTCTTACATTACAGTAATTAGTTTGAGAGCATTGCTGTGAATGAAACACAGTATAGTTATAGAACGCTTAATCATGCCAAAAAGTACAGTATTGTCATTCAGCTGAAGTTCTGACTGGTACTTTTTAATCTCAGATACTTTTAAGCAATACACtgaattaatttcagaaaatattggatttttatcacaaataaaataactaagtATTCATCagcgttataaaaaaaaaaaaaaaaaaataaaatgcgtaTTAATATGTCTGCTGAATATAACAATAAcgtatattttttgtaaattttattgctTTCATGAGATATCCTATACATAGACAAATAATCAACATTATTAATTGATGGgatgattcataaaattatttttcaaggaCATGAAAAGAACGCAAACATTTATATGCGTACTAACTTACGAACAACTAAAACTCGATTTTTATCACCTTTTTTCCGAGACCATTTTAACGTTTTTTGTCGAGACATCTGTGAGTATGTATCTCGACTAACACAAAAACGGTTAATCTAAGAAGTTCGAAATTATGAATTCAAGACCTGTAAAACGGAGCTGTGAACCTCTTTTTCTGGTAGCAATCAGAAgttgcaaaaagatttttttactcGTATTTTGCTTGTGGCAAATAAATGCTAATTTCAAGTAGTTTTCCATATCAAGATATTTTCTCCAAAGCACAGCTCAACCCATCTTGATAATTTAGAGAATTTTAGAGCCATTTGGCGAATGTTGGTGACAATGCTTCTAGTTatctttttattactttattgtaCACGGTTAAAGTAGTTTTGtggtaaaaaaaatagataaacatTATTTGTTACTATTTTAATACTGTTATTGCCAAAACTAAACCAAGACCACACGCAAATTCAACTTTATTTATAGTAAATATATACATAATTTAATGAGCATACAAGGTGTCCTCACCATCCCCCGTTCAATGTTCTAGTTCTCAAAATAGTTAAGTAGATCAACAATATTGTGGATAAAACAATATCAATACAAAAAGTACATGGAAAGCTATGCTTTTCAAAAGAATAGAGGATAACTGTAAGTAAAGATAGAAGAAATtatcccccaccccctcccattttttttaaccttcagTGATGAAGGTAGGACGATGGCATGCCCACGTTATATCAATCAAGAACAATGAGTCGAAACTGAATCACACTACTCCGATTCCACAAATACTTTCACTTTCgaatcatgaaaaagaaaaaataaattaaaaaacaaaaaaaaataagttgcacTACAGCGCAAAtccataaaaagtaaaaaatactttcaaaacttACCAACTCCGAAGACATTGACATCATTCAGGTGAACCGGTGTAGGTTGCGCAATGACGACTCCGCCAGGACTAGGCCGGAAATACGAACCGATGTTACCCATGTTCTTTGTAGTGGGGGCATAAGCCCCGTAAAGGACTTGATTGGCAGAATTCACATCACTCTGGAACTGTCCTAAACTATTAAGAGACGGGGATCGGACTAGAATCGGTTGTCTTCCGAGGGGTGAACCAGAAGGGGAGATCTTTCTCCTGCAAATACAAAATGTAACCAATCCttaaaaaacatcttttggtTAGTTCAGATTAAAACAATCTAATCAGTAAAGCATGAAAAGCTGCACCAAAAAGTCATATTCATTACATTCTTATTCTGCAGGGTGACAAGAAATGACTTCGACACACATAATATacaataactttaatgctaatgaaaacattacgaccaaacttcaaaataaatatgaatacattatttcgtctaatatatttacaaattttcaaagtggctacttttaggattaatacagagtTTTAAACGTGTCACCAAATTTTCGgctctgggccgcaactcacttactgatcccatgccttgcataaggatttcttttgggATGCGTAAGTTTTATGAAGTTTAGCACACATCCTTGTCTCCATGATGGATCAAACAGGGGGGGGTTTGGATCCCAATCCATTGGATTTGGATCTGGGAAATACGGTggccattcttgagctccaatgaagtccggaaaatgtgtcttgcaccaataGTGAGTGCCTTTAGCTCCGTGTGCAGGTATGGAATCCTGTTAGAAGGTCCATCtcttgtttccaaagaacttttgcgaccaaggtaagacaacatcttccaaaatctgtttgcgatatgtttcttgactaattttattccctgatcaacaaaaacaagtgatattttcccTCTAGCACATATCCCACTCCAGAGCATTAGACTAGGGTCGTTGACGCCATTCAACAGCGTAAGAAGGTCCTGAAGACAAGATTGTGTGCAAAACTTCATAAAACTTTGATATCCCTAaaaaaatccttatgcaagggggataaaatattaataagtgaGTTGCGGTCCAAAGccgaaaatttgtaaatatattagacgaaataaagCATTCATATTTATgctgaagtttggtcgtaatattttcattagcattaaagttatggtgtCCAAGTTATGTCTTGTCACCCTGTAGAATCAGTTAATTTAAACGCAATACAAAAATGAAGGTAGTTGTCAATCGGTTAGTTagaaaagtatttcaaatatCCTTATGAGCCAGGGTTGTTTGGTTCAAACCACGTTCGTTTAAACCAAACCACATTttaaaccaagtgttttttttaaccatgtggtttttttcaaaaatgttttttttttttttttttggaaaacttcaTCGTTtccccccaaatgttttcataaatttcacATGTTATAGCAAAGA
This window of the Uloborus diversus isolate 005 chromosome 4, Udiv.v.3.1, whole genome shotgun sequence genome carries:
- the LOC129220661 gene encoding TOG array regulator of axonemal microtubules protein 1-like, whose amino-acid sequence is MTFWRKISPSGSPLGRQPILVRSPSLNSLGQFQSDVNSANQVLYGAYAPTTKNMGNIGSYFRPSPGGVVIAQPTPVHLNDVNVFGVAVLGEKGKITASESNRWEILHSGSSELPKEDNWQKSVDAMPEVYEMRMNSPAGYGRNIVTSPLNIVDNGNISIAKITREKMLKRQQEIMKEAEERRMNREKDLVEPKMQEEQTVQNSERIPSSMDDPLPISIEELKDSSCTTETTVNTPKQESPILPPKPATPLIKQTPVKTSPVTHQEKRLESGRTKGSAKPLSRSSSLKTPSTIRKFAQNQSHGKNSHSSKYNLAASSLALFDESSNEAASYPNPNEALKKALKSLSTDTWMGKIEGIRTIQRLSKNHPEVLQSHLHAVVLALLTEVKNLRSSVSRAAILAVGDVFISLKRSVEPDLDLITSTLLSKCGETVGFIRDDIEKVMNQLIETITPSKAALSIIAGGASHRNGAVRKVAAQSLLLVVDKMGASRILTAKDVTERLLPTTAQFLMDNMPLTRYYGRRIYHLLMQHPSFDKLLLRYVQPSTLRNINSILDSIRKKGPGEMPKEGVSAKPMKTDTYRNGLLSRTM